The following proteins are encoded in a genomic region of Oryctolagus cuniculus chromosome 6, mOryCun1.1, whole genome shotgun sequence:
- the CCDC166 gene encoding coiled-coil domain-containing protein 166 yields the protein MAPKKRGPNAGRRQGAAGEGGEQQLSERAQYLQREYTQLSEQLEACETRVDRVLQENAFLDREALRLREENRLYASYVSARAQRCAHAIVRLEEQHRADLAQVHWQRAQLASLYQGREEGVRAQLQETEARAAQMARQVQELQPYKELQLEQLARIRALERELLHMRVEHTQVLHRVKRRFLEDKTGFEREARQRVQSLGRRAEREAARALVAHTQALKADNGRLRQELLRLLHRAQLLHDTRRQLLEQREQLRREHEDTRNMASVHGWLRRGSGGPPLWQPPWPPASRPGSPPASRGASRAASRAPSLTPSRPEDPSATPARVASRAQSLSRPRAASRAPSLSRPRVASRALSLTPQRTRTLLHTASRAPSLTPSGGAPQALPQRRSHVASQSPSAVPSRTSSHTTSPTRSQEGSHLSSWSSMHTAYPDPLPPVESRPRLSVRLSGDPALHTPSSEGTLHSDAGTGHPTPEGV from the exons aTGGCGCCCAAGAAGCGCGGGCCGAACGCGGGGCGCCGGCAGGGCGCGGCAGGAGAAGGCGGCGAGCAGCAGCTGTCGGAGCGCGCGCAGTACCTGCAGCGCGAGTACACGCAGCTCTCGGAGCAGCTGGAGGCCTGTGAGACGCGCGTGGACCGCGTGCTGCAGGAGAACGCCTTCCTGGACCGCGAGGCCCTGCGCCTGCGCGAGGAGAACCGGCTGTACGCTAGCTACGTGAGCGCGCGCGCGCAGCGCTGCGCCCACGCGATCGTGCGGCTGGAGGAGCAGCACCGCGCCGACCTGGCGCAGGTGCACTGGCAGCGCGCCCAGCTGGCGTCGCTGTACCAGGGGCGCGAGGAAGGGGTGCGCGCGCAGCTGCAGGAGACGGAGGCGCGCGCGGCGCAGATGGCacggcaggtgcaggagctgcaGCCCTACAAG gagctgcagctggagcagctggCGCGGATCCGGGCGTTGGAGCGCGAGCTCCTGCACATGCGCGTGGAGCACACGCAGGTGCTGCACCGCGTCAAGCGGCGCTTCCTGGAGGACAAGACGGGCTTCGAGCGCGAGGCGCGCCAGCGCGTGCAGTCCCTGGGCCGGCGCGCGGAGCGGGAGGCGGCGCGCGCTCTCGTGGCGCACACGCAGGCGCTCAAGGCGGACAACGGGCGCCTGCGGCAGGAGCTGCTGCGGCTGCTGCACCGCGCGCAGCTGCTGCACGACACGCGGCGCCAGCTGCTGGAGCAGCGCGAGCAGCTGCGGCGCGAGCACGAGGACACGCGGAACATGGCGAGCGTGCACGGCTGGCTGCGCCGGGGCTCCGGGGGCCCCCCGCTCTGGCAGCCGCCCTGGCCGCCCGCCTCGCGCCCCGGCTCGCCCCCGGCCTCCCGAGGCGCCTCGCGTGCCGCCTCTCGGGCCCCGTCCTTGACCCCTTCGCGTCCCGAGGACCCATCGGCGACGCCGGCGCGCGTGGCCTCGCGGGCCCAGTCCCTGAGCCGGCCCCGCGCGGCCTCGCGGGCCCCGTCCCTGAGCCGGCCCCGCGTGGCCTCCCGGGCCCTGTCCCTCACGCCGCAGCGCACACGGACCCTGTTGCACACGGCCTCGCGGGCCCCATCGCTGACGCCGTCCGGTggggctccccaggccctgccccagagGCGGTCCCACGTGGCTTCACAATCCCCATCCGCGGTTCCCTCGCGCACCAGCTCCCACACGACGTCGCCGACGCGGTCCCAGGAGGGCTCCCACCTGTCCTCTTGGTCCTCTATGCACACAGCCTATCcggaccccctccccccagtggaGTCCAGACCCAGGCTCTCCGTGCGCCTGTCCGGGGACCCGGCTCTGCACACACCATCGTCAGAGGGGACCCTGCACTCTGACGCCGGGACCGGACACCCTACCCCGGAGGGCGTCTGA
- the MAPK15 gene encoding mitogen-activated protein kinase 15 isoform X1, giving the protein MCAAEVDAHIARRFRLQRRLGKGAYGIVWKAVDRSTGEVVAIKKIFDAFRDQTDAQRTFREIVLLQEFGGHPNIIRLLDVIRAENDRDIYLVFESMDTDLHAVIEKGTLLKDIHKRYIFYQLLRATQFLHSGHVVHRDQKPSNVLLDANCLVKLCDFGLARSLSSVPEGPEGQPLTEYVATRWYRAPEVLLSSHWYTPGVDMWSLGCILGEMLRGRPLFPGTSTLHQLQLILEAVPPPSEEDLLALGSNYSSLVLHHLGSRPQQLLDALLPPDTPPQALDLLRRLLVLAPDKRLSAAQALQHPYVQRFHCPGQEWTRDAAFQLPVPAGVQLSATEYRNRLYQMLLERRGSGGLGGAAPQEPGRRHRSSGGRAPEREAPRAATSKSRQRPAPLLQLPPPGRRARPPAPAAEAPLAPAGVVSRAAGAGGASHCALGAAPAAPSQGRPAPSLTSQAVAQAANRALIRSDQTRVSGLRAAGGLRASRGPGPPAPPLLSPARSRPLPGAQAPPRDAPEPRPGRRMLGSTSALQGAQGAARAALGGYSQAYGTVCRSALARLPLLPRPAPEPPRGNSRTCSALLPNPVPAPLQ; this is encoded by the exons ATGTGCGCCGCCGAGGTGGACGCTCACATAGCGCGGAGAttccggctgcagcggcggctgGGCAAGGGG GCCTACGGCAttgtttggaaggcagtggaCCGGAGCACCGGCGAGGTCGTGGCCATCAAGAAGATCTTCGATGCCTTCAGAGACCAGACGGATGCCCAG AGGACCTTCCGGGAGATCGTGCTCCTGCAG GAGTTTGGAGGCCACCCCAACATCATCCGCCTGCTGGACGTGATCCGAGCCGAGAACGACAGGGACATCTACCTGGTGTTTGAGTCTATGG acaCGGACCTGCACGCGGTCATTGAGAAGGGCACGCTGTTGAAAGACATCCACAAACGCTACATCTTCTACCAGCTCCTGCGGGCCACGCAGTTCCTCCACTCGGGCCACGTCGTCCACCGGGACCAGAAG ccATCCAACGTCCTGCTGGACGCCAACTGCCTGGTGAAGCTCtgcgactttggcctggcccggtcgCTGAGCAGTGTCCCCGAGGGGCCCGAGGGCCAGCCGCTGACGGAGTACGTGGCCACACGCTGGTACCGGGCGCCGGAGGTGCTGCTGTCCTCACACTG GTACACCCCGGGGGTGGACATGTGGAGCCTGGGCTGCATCCTGGGGGAGATGCTGCGAGGGCGGCCCCTGTTCCCAGGCACGTCCACGCTGCACCAGCTGCAGCTGATCCTGGAGGCCGTCCCCCCGCCCTCCGAGGAGG ACCTCCTGGCTCTCGGCTCAAACTACAGTTCCTTGGTCCTGCACCATCTGGGGTCCCG GCCTCAGCAGCTTCTGGACGCCCTTCTGCCGCCGGACACCCCGCCGCAGGCCCTGGATCTCCTCCGGCGACTGCTGGTGTTGGCCCCGGACAAGCGCCTGAGCGCCGCGCAGGCCCTGCAGCACCCCTACGTGCAGAG GTTCCACTGCCCCGGCCAGGAGTGGACACGGGACGCGGCCTTTCAGCTTCCGGTGCCCGCAggggtccagctctctgcgactGAGTATCGCAACCGGCTCTATCAG ATGCTGCTGGAGCGCAGGGGCAGCGGCGGCCTGGGGGGCGCAGCCCCGCAGGAGCCGGGACGCAGGCATCGGAGCAGCGGCGGGCGCGCGCCCGAGCGCG AGGCCCCCCGCGCCGCCACGAGCAAGTCCCGGCAGCGCCCCGCACCCCTGCTCCAACTTCCACCCCCAGGGAGGCGGGCTCGGCCCCCTGCGCCGGCGGCGGAGGCCCCCTTGGCACCAGCGGGGGTGGTAAGTCGtgcggcgggcgcgggcggcgccTCCCATTGCGCCCTGGGTGCCGCTCCGGCTGCTCCTTCCCAGGGGAGGCCGGCGCCCTCCCTGACCTCGCAGGCTGTGGCCCAGGCGGCCAACCGGGCCCTGATCCGCAGCGACCAGACGCGGGTCAGTGGGCTGCGGGCCGCTGGCGGGCTCCGCGCGAGCCGGGGCCCAGGCCCTCCTGCTCCACCTCTGCTCTCCCCGGCGCGCTCCCGACCACTGCCCGGAGCGCAGGCCCCTCCCAGGGATGCCCCGGAGCCTCGGCCGGGCCGCAGGATGCTGGGCAGCACCTCCGCGCTACAGGGCGCCCAGGGCGCTGCCAGGGCTGCGCTCGGGGGCTACTCCCAGGCCTATGGCACAGTCTGCCGCTCGGCACTGGCCCGCCTGCCCCTGCTTCCCCGCCCTGCACCTGAGCCGCCACGCGGGAACTCCCGGACCTGCTCAGCGCTTCTTCCCAACCCAGTCCCGGCCCCCCTCCAATAA
- the MAPK15 gene encoding mitogen-activated protein kinase 15 isoform X2: MDTDLHAVIEKGTLLKDIHKRYIFYQLLRATQFLHSGHVVHRDQKPSNVLLDANCLVKLCDFGLARSLSSVPEGPEGQPLTEYVATRWYRAPEVLLSSHWYTPGVDMWSLGCILGEMLRGRPLFPGTSTLHQLQLILEAVPPPSEEDLLALGSNYSSLVLHHLGSRPQQLLDALLPPDTPPQALDLLRRLLVLAPDKRLSAAQALQHPYVQRFHCPGQEWTRDAAFQLPVPAGVQLSATEYRNRLYQMLLERRGSGGLGGAAPQEPGRRHRSSGGRAPEREAPRAATSKSRQRPAPLLQLPPPGRRARPPAPAAEAPLAPAGVVSRAAGAGGASHCALGAAPAAPSQGRPAPSLTSQAVAQAANRALIRSDQTRVSGLRAAGGLRASRGPGPPAPPLLSPARSRPLPGAQAPPRDAPEPRPGRRMLGSTSALQGAQGAARAALGGYSQAYGTVCRSALARLPLLPRPAPEPPRGNSRTCSALLPNPVPAPLQ; this comes from the exons ATGG acaCGGACCTGCACGCGGTCATTGAGAAGGGCACGCTGTTGAAAGACATCCACAAACGCTACATCTTCTACCAGCTCCTGCGGGCCACGCAGTTCCTCCACTCGGGCCACGTCGTCCACCGGGACCAGAAG ccATCCAACGTCCTGCTGGACGCCAACTGCCTGGTGAAGCTCtgcgactttggcctggcccggtcgCTGAGCAGTGTCCCCGAGGGGCCCGAGGGCCAGCCGCTGACGGAGTACGTGGCCACACGCTGGTACCGGGCGCCGGAGGTGCTGCTGTCCTCACACTG GTACACCCCGGGGGTGGACATGTGGAGCCTGGGCTGCATCCTGGGGGAGATGCTGCGAGGGCGGCCCCTGTTCCCAGGCACGTCCACGCTGCACCAGCTGCAGCTGATCCTGGAGGCCGTCCCCCCGCCCTCCGAGGAGG ACCTCCTGGCTCTCGGCTCAAACTACAGTTCCTTGGTCCTGCACCATCTGGGGTCCCG GCCTCAGCAGCTTCTGGACGCCCTTCTGCCGCCGGACACCCCGCCGCAGGCCCTGGATCTCCTCCGGCGACTGCTGGTGTTGGCCCCGGACAAGCGCCTGAGCGCCGCGCAGGCCCTGCAGCACCCCTACGTGCAGAG GTTCCACTGCCCCGGCCAGGAGTGGACACGGGACGCGGCCTTTCAGCTTCCGGTGCCCGCAggggtccagctctctgcgactGAGTATCGCAACCGGCTCTATCAG ATGCTGCTGGAGCGCAGGGGCAGCGGCGGCCTGGGGGGCGCAGCCCCGCAGGAGCCGGGACGCAGGCATCGGAGCAGCGGCGGGCGCGCGCCCGAGCGCG AGGCCCCCCGCGCCGCCACGAGCAAGTCCCGGCAGCGCCCCGCACCCCTGCTCCAACTTCCACCCCCAGGGAGGCGGGCTCGGCCCCCTGCGCCGGCGGCGGAGGCCCCCTTGGCACCAGCGGGGGTGGTAAGTCGtgcggcgggcgcgggcggcgccTCCCATTGCGCCCTGGGTGCCGCTCCGGCTGCTCCTTCCCAGGGGAGGCCGGCGCCCTCCCTGACCTCGCAGGCTGTGGCCCAGGCGGCCAACCGGGCCCTGATCCGCAGCGACCAGACGCGGGTCAGTGGGCTGCGGGCCGCTGGCGGGCTCCGCGCGAGCCGGGGCCCAGGCCCTCCTGCTCCACCTCTGCTCTCCCCGGCGCGCTCCCGACCACTGCCCGGAGCGCAGGCCCCTCCCAGGGATGCCCCGGAGCCTCGGCCGGGCCGCAGGATGCTGGGCAGCACCTCCGCGCTACAGGGCGCCCAGGGCGCTGCCAGGGCTGCGCTCGGGGGCTACTCCCAGGCCTATGGCACAGTCTGCCGCTCGGCACTGGCCCGCCTGCCCCTGCTTCCCCGCCCTGCACCTGAGCCGCCACGCGGGAACTCCCGGACCTGCTCAGCGCTTCTTCCCAACCCAGTCCCGGCCCCCCTCCAATAA